From the genome of Treponema peruense:
GGTAGAAGCACAGGCCTGCGGAAGACCGATAATAGCTTTCGGTAAAGGCGGTGCACTTGAAACCGTAGTCAATGAAAAAACAGGAGTTTTCTTTGAAGAACAGTCAGTCGAAAGTCTTGTAAAAGCGATTGAAGAATTTGAAAAGCTCGACAAAGAAAACACTTTCAATCCCAAAAAAATCCGTGAACACGCAGAGAAATTTTCTGCAGAAAACTTCAGAAAAAATCTTTCGGAACAAATCAGGTTAACAGAAGATAAAGTCAGGAACTATATATGAAGACCGGCAGAATAGTGCCGTCCTTCAATTTCGAGGAATGTATTTTGAGGATTGTATTTTAAGGATTGTATTTTAAGGATTGTATATGAAAATTGCAGTTGACTGCAGGATGAGCGGTAAAAGCGGAATAGGTACTTTTCTTGACGGAATACTTCCCTACCTTCTCGCAACAGACAATGAGTTTCTGCTTCTTGGCGCGGACAGCAGATATTTTTCCAAAAAGAATGTAAGCTGCATTCCCTGCCCGGTAAATGCATTTTCACTTTCAGAAACATTTTTCTTTCCTAAAAAAATCTCCAGTGAAATAAACAGATGTGATATTTATTTTTCACCTTACTGCAACGTTCCTTCCGGAATCAAAATTCCTGTTTACACAACAATCCACGACATAGTATTTCTGGACATAAAGGGGCTTTCTGGAAAAGCCGGAACCTTCGCAAGAAAAATGTTTTACAAAAGAGCCGTAAAAAAATCCCGTGCAGTGTTCACTGTTTCACAGTTCAGCCGTGAACGCATAATAGAAAAACTTTCATGCAAAAAACCGATTTTTGTAGTCTACAACGGAATTCCTTCCTATCTTCAAAACATATCCAAAGTTCCGCAGGAACAAAAAGATGCGTCAATTATCTTTATAGGCAACATAAAAAAACACAAAGGACTCGGCTGCCTTCTTGACGCACATTTACTTATGCTCAAATCCGGCGAATTTACAGGAAAAGAAAGCCCAAGACTTCTCATTGTAGGTGCACGCGACAACTTCAGAACACAGGATTCATCAATAGAAAAGAAAATCGCGCTTATTGACAGTCTTTACCCCAGCAGCATAGAATTTACAGGTTTTGTAGAAAACGAACGCCTTAAACAGCTTCTGGCAAAAGCACGCGTACTTGTTCAGCCTTCACTGTACGAAGGGTTCGGTATTCCGCCGCTGCAGGCTCTTTTATGCGGAACACATGCAGTTATCTCTGACATTCCCGTCTTTAAGGAAATATACAAAGATTTTCCTGTAAGCTATTTCAGAACAGGGGACAGCAGTGATTTGTACGAAAAACTCAGAAAAGAATGGCTTTCAAAAGAAGAAGTCGGTCCTGTTCCTGACATATATTCTTACAAAAAAACTGCACAACTTGTTTTAAGAGGATTGGCACAATTCAATTAATTGAACATATTAACCGCATTTCATAGACAACAGGCGAAATTTATTATATAATAAATAAAATGTCAGAAACTAATTTCCAGCAGGCTATCCGTGCACAGTATAAATCAACAAGTTCTTTTCTTTCAGGTTTTGCGCTGATGTTCGTAGACGCAGCCGCACTGATTATCTCAATCGGTGCAGGTTTTTTCATAATAAACGCTATTGACCCAAGTTGCATAAACTTCAAGTCTTTTATAAAGTATACCATTTTCTTTCCGTTTATCTTCATTATATTTTACATTTCTAACCTTTATCCCGGAATTCTTATTGCTCCAGAAGAAGAAATAAAACGCTTTTCATTATGCACATTCTGTTCGTTTATGGGTGCTGCAATATGCATGACAACAATAAAAGCAACGCGCGACTTTATTCCAATCGCACTTGCACTTGCAGCGGCATGGCCTGTAGCAACTTTTCTGCTTCCTGTAGGACGCGAAATCGGCAGAAGAATGTTCAGCCGTCGGAAATGGTGGGGTGTTCCGGCAGTAATTTACAGCAAGGGAACAAGGGCAAATGTAATTGTAGACAGACTTCTTTCGCGGCCAAATCTTGGTTACAAGCCTGTTCTTATCATAACAGACTCCCCGCTTCATCAGGAAACATACAACGGTGTTCCGGTAAGGGAAAGAACCCCTGAAGTTCTTGAAACAATCAAAAACCTCAATATCAAAGTTGCAATACTCTGCGGCTATGACAGCAATGTAGAAAAAATCCATACTTATTACAGATACGTTATCCGTGTTCCGCACAACCAGTTGAACACAAACATGTCCCTGCACATGAAAAACTTCGGCGGAATTCTGGGCTTTTCGTTAACAAACTACCTTACAAAACGTAGCTCACTTTTGCTCAAAAGATGCCTGGACATCTTCCTTTGCCTTATTGCAGCCCCTATAGTTCTGCCAGTTTCGCTTGTAATAGCCGTTGCAATAAAAATAACTTCACCGGGACCAATTTTTTACGGGCACAAACGAATCGGAAAAAACCATACCCAGCTCAAATGCTGGAAGTTCAGATCAATGTGCATTGACGCAGACAAAAAACTCAAGGAAATTCTTGCGACAGATCCGGTACGTGCGGCAGAATGGGAAAAAGACAGAAAATTTACCGATGACCCCCGCGTCACAAAACTGGGCAAATTCTTAAGAAAAACAAGCCTGGACGAACTTCCGCAGCTGTGGAACATATTCATAGGTCAAATGTCCTTTGTAGGCCCGCGTCCTGTTACCGAACCAGAGCTTTCAAAATACGGCCAGTTTGCAGACTACGTTCTTTCTGTAAAACCAGGACTCAGCGGAATGTGGCAGATTTCGGGAAGAAGTGACACCGGCTATGAAGAAAGAATTACGCTTGACACATACTATATTCAAAACTGGTCCATGTGGCTTGATATATGGATTATTATAAAAACTATATGGGTAGTAATTAACGGCAAGGGAGCCTACTAAATGATTTGTTCAAAAAAAATCGCTGCAATAATTGCTTTTTTAATGACAGCATGTTATTCCTTCGCACAGGAAGCAACCCCAGAGGAAAGCAAAAACTACAAAATCCGGTCAGTTGAATTCAATTCGCAGGATAAAACAAAAGTTTCGGCATTAAAGAAGAACATAGCAGACATTAACTACGAAAAAATCTTTGCTACAAAGGCTGAATTTGAAACTTATCTTGAAGAAATAAAGCAGGAACTTATAAACACAAGAACTCTCGAAAATATCTCATACAACTATTCCGCCGAATATAATTCTGAATCAGATACAACGCCGGCAGATGTTACCTACACCTTCTCTGATTCAACATCAATTCTAGTATTCCCGAAGCCGTCCTTTGACTCAAACTCCGGTATAGAAGTAAAACTAAAACTCAAGGACACAAATTTTCTGGGACTCTTGAATACACTTGATGCGGATTTCAACATAAATCTTGGAAATGAAGATGCCCCGACTGATTTTTCCAAAGTTACAACAGGAATTAATTATGCCTACGACTACCCTTTTGACATAGGAATTACACAGAACAGCTGGAACAATGACTTCACGTTCAACTGGACAATCGGCAGCGATTCCCCTGAATTTTCTTACGATACCGGCATTACTGTAGGAATCCCGTTCAAGCACAACAAAATAAATTTTTCGCTCACCCAGTCAGTTGTCAAAGAAAATGACTATGCACAATACGGCGACAGCCTCTACTTTACAGAAAAAGCCGCTGTTTCAATGCCTCTTACTCTGGGCTATCTTGGAAACACGACAGAAGTTTCTTACACACCGACCATTCAGATTCTGCAAAGATGGGACAAAGACGGCATAAATGAAGACAACAAGGACTTAAGGCAGACACCGTTCCTTCAGTTAAGCCAGACAATCGGTGTAAGCAAAATAGACTGGAGAAACGACAACAGTTTCAGAAACGGATACTCACTTTCCACAACACAGACAATAGGATGGGACTTTCACTCGACAAGTGTAGATGACATTGTTGTACCGACAGTAGAAGGAACAGCACAGTTTTTCAAAGGCTGGAAATATGCCGGAATCGCCGCACGCGCCACTTTCTATGCAGGAACCAACTCCAATACAAAAATTGGCGGTAAACTAAGGGGCGCTCTTGACAACCAAACTTTTGCAGAAAGCATAACACCTGTAGACGCAGACAATTATGCCCTTGAAACACCAACAGCAGTTGTATTCAATATTGATGTTCCTGTCCACATAATTACAACACACTGGCTTGACTGGAGCCGCGCGCTTTTTGGTCCGTATGAAGAAAAGTCCAAATTTGTCCAGACACTGGCTTACGTACCGCGTAAACTGTTCAAATACCTGGACTTTGAACTGCAGCTAAACCCGTTTATGGACATTGCACTCCTTAAAAACCGCGGAACAGATACTTTCTATGACTACAAGGAAGGCATTTACACGGCAGGACTTGAAGTTCTGGTATATCCTCTAAAATGGAGAAGCTTTGTAGTAAGAATGAGTCTGGGAACAGACATCGGAAGCAAAGTTCTGGACGGAAAGTTCGGAATAGACAACTCATGGCGCAACCCGTCATCCCTTACAGAAATATACTTTGGACTGGGGTTGCAGTTCTAGTCAACAAGTCTTTTCGCTGCTACCTTGCGCCAGTATGGTTCGGGAACACAAACAGAAAGTTCACCATACATTTTTCTGGCAAACAAAAGGTAGCCGGCAGAAGCGGCAGAATCTGCCAGATTAACAAATGCATTCCATACACCGCTCTCATTCCCCCAATTTACAATATCTTCAAAATCAGCACAGCGTACAAATGCATCAGAAAAAGTTGTAAAAGAATAGTCCGTAACCCTTCTTTCCAGAACTTCTTCGAGTTTTGTAACAGAAATAATAGCAGCAAGTGCATTACATCTGAGTGCTTTGACTCCTTCACCCTTTTTTAAATAAAAATCACCAAGTTCAACAAAAGCCCTGAGAGTCTGCGGCTGGCCGGCTCTGTAAAGTTCAAAGAATTTTTTTACGGCAACATCAGTATCTTCAGAAATAATCCTGAGCATGGAACGCATAAAGTTTTCGTCCATAAAGCGTTTGTTGTCTCCTGCAGCAAGAAGAAGATAAGCTTCATAGTCGTCAAAATTACCGGTATCTTTTGAAAGAGATGCCAAATCATACAGAATACCATATTTTTCATCGGGAATATCAAGATTTATGCTGTTTTTTAAGGCACGCTTCAGATAATCAGAAGCAATCGTATATTCCCCCTCGTGAATATAGATATTACCTATAAGAGAGTCGGCTTCGGGATACTGAATGTAGGAAACAACAAATTCAATAAGGGCAGAATATGAATTTTTAAATAAACCTTCACCGAATTTGTCAAAGTAGCGTCTGACAATCTGCAATTCGTCAGTCATTCCGTCTTTTTTGAATACGGCAATAATGTTCGTCAGATTGTCATTTGCCAGGCGCACGGCCTTCTTTTTAAGCGCATTTTCAAGAACATAAGCCTGCCAGGTACATTCCTGTTGTCTTGAAGCTCTGCTTTTTTCTGCATAATTCAGGGCTCCGCCAAAGTCCTGTGCATAAAACAAATCTTTGGCTTCGTTCAAAAGCCGCCAGTCTTCTTCCCCGACCGCAATTCTTCTGGGAACCGACTGGGAAAAAAGAGAATATGCTGTAAAAACTCCAAGAGCAAGAAATAGTAAAATCTTTTTCATAAAAATAGCGCCACCCACACACCTACAGGGATTCAAGTTCCTCCCTGAATACTTTATCGGCATCTTTGGAGTCGACTGTGCGCACTATTTTTCCTTTTTTAAAGATTATGACTTTGTCTTTACCGCCCGCAATACCAAGGTCAGCGTGTTTTCCTTCGCCGGGACCGTTAACGACACAACCCATTACGGCAACTGTAATATTCTTTTTCATACCAAGCAGTTCATTCTGCCATCTGTCTACAAAAGAATGCACGTCAAACCCGATTCTTCCGCAGCGGGGACAGCTTACAATAGAAACACCGCCTTCACGCTTTCCGCATTCATGCAGAATTTCCCTTCCTGCAATAATCTCATTTTCAGGAGAAGAAGAAAGGCTTACCCTGATTGTAGAACCAATCCCTTCGTTCAAAAGTGTACTGAATGCAAGAGTAGACTTTACAATACCGCCAATAAGAGGACCGGCTTCAGTAACTCCAATGTGCAACGGAATATCAGAAACTTTTGCAAATGCTTCATTTGCATCTACAGTCTCTTTTACAGAAGAAGCTTTCATGCTTACAACAACATTTGCAAAATCAAGGGAATCAAAAACTTCTGCTTCCCTTAAAGCAGTCTGTGCAAGAGCTTCTGCACGTGTAAGTTCCTTAAGTTCAACCTTATGTTCCAGATCAGACGGAAGGCTTCCGGTATTTACACCGATTCTTATCGCGCATCCTTTTTCTTTACAGCCGTTAACTACAGCTTCTACACGTTCCCTGCTTCCTATATTACCGGGATTAATTCTTATTGCAGCAACAGGCCCTTTAAGGCATTCAAGTGCAAGACGATAGTCAAAGTGAATGTCTGCAACCAAAGGCATTTCTGTATTGGCAGCAATAAGACAAAGAGAGCGTGCACTTTCCATATCGGGAACGGCAAATCTTATTATATCACATCCGA
Proteins encoded in this window:
- the wbaP gene encoding undecaprenyl-phosphate galactose phosphotransferase WbaP, translated to MSETNFQQAIRAQYKSTSSFLSGFALMFVDAAALIISIGAGFFIINAIDPSCINFKSFIKYTIFFPFIFIIFYISNLYPGILIAPEEEIKRFSLCTFCSFMGAAICMTTIKATRDFIPIALALAAAWPVATFLLPVGREIGRRMFSRRKWWGVPAVIYSKGTRANVIVDRLLSRPNLGYKPVLIITDSPLHQETYNGVPVRERTPEVLETIKNLNIKVAILCGYDSNVEKIHTYYRYVIRVPHNQLNTNMSLHMKNFGGILGFSLTNYLTKRSSLLLKRCLDIFLCLIAAPIVLPVSLVIAVAIKITSPGPIFYGHKRIGKNHTQLKCWKFRSMCIDADKKLKEILATDPVRAAEWEKDRKFTDDPRVTKLGKFLRKTSLDELPQLWNIFIGQMSFVGPRPVTEPELSKYGQFADYVLSVKPGLSGMWQISGRSDTGYEERITLDTYYIQNWSMWLDIWIIIKTIWVVINGKGAY
- a CDS encoding tetratricopeptide repeat protein; amino-acid sequence: MKKILLFLALGVFTAYSLFSQSVPRRIAVGEEDWRLLNEAKDLFYAQDFGGALNYAEKSRASRQQECTWQAYVLENALKKKAVRLANDNLTNIIAVFKKDGMTDELQIVRRYFDKFGEGLFKNSYSALIEFVVSYIQYPEADSLIGNIYIHEGEYTIASDYLKRALKNSINLDIPDEKYGILYDLASLSKDTGNFDDYEAYLLLAAGDNKRFMDENFMRSMLRIISEDTDVAVKKFFELYRAGQPQTLRAFVELGDFYLKKGEGVKALRCNALAAIISVTKLEEVLERRVTDYSFTTFSDAFVRCADFEDIVNWGNESGVWNAFVNLADSAASAGYLLFARKMYGELSVCVPEPYWRKVAAKRLVD
- a CDS encoding glycosyltransferase family 4 protein, whose translation is MKIAVDCRMSGKSGIGTFLDGILPYLLATDNEFLLLGADSRYFSKKNVSCIPCPVNAFSLSETFFFPKKISSEINRCDIYFSPYCNVPSGIKIPVYTTIHDIVFLDIKGLSGKAGTFARKMFYKRAVKKSRAVFTVSQFSRERIIEKLSCKKPIFVVYNGIPSYLQNISKVPQEQKDASIIFIGNIKKHKGLGCLLDAHLLMLKSGEFTGKESPRLLIVGARDNFRTQDSSIEKKIALIDSLYPSSIEFTGFVENERLKQLLAKARVLVQPSLYEGFGIPPLQALLCGTHAVISDIPVFKEIYKDFPVSYFRTGDSSDLYEKLRKEWLSKEEVGPVPDIYSYKKTAQLVLRGLAQFN
- a CDS encoding BamA/TamA family outer membrane protein: MICSKKIAAIIAFLMTACYSFAQEATPEESKNYKIRSVEFNSQDKTKVSALKKNIADINYEKIFATKAEFETYLEEIKQELINTRTLENISYNYSAEYNSESDTTPADVTYTFSDSTSILVFPKPSFDSNSGIEVKLKLKDTNFLGLLNTLDADFNINLGNEDAPTDFSKVTTGINYAYDYPFDIGITQNSWNNDFTFNWTIGSDSPEFSYDTGITVGIPFKHNKINFSLTQSVVKENDYAQYGDSLYFTEKAAVSMPLTLGYLGNTTEVSYTPTIQILQRWDKDGINEDNKDLRQTPFLQLSQTIGVSKIDWRNDNSFRNGYSLSTTQTIGWDFHSTSVDDIVVPTVEGTAQFFKGWKYAGIAARATFYAGTNSNTKIGGKLRGALDNQTFAESITPVDADNYALETPTAVVFNIDVPVHIITTHWLDWSRALFGPYEEKSKFVQTLAYVPRKLFKYLDFELQLNPFMDIALLKNRGTDTFYDYKEGIYTAGLEVLVYPLKWRSFVVRMSLGTDIGSKVLDGKFGIDNSWRNPSSLTEIYFGLGLQF
- the ispG gene encoding (E)-4-hydroxy-3-methylbut-2-enyl-diphosphate synthase, with amino-acid sequence MYRTPRIVTLGGACGVRSVVMGGNNPVTIQTMWKEGIANLTGDSGALRSVLERISVMRNLGCDIIRFAVPDMESARSLCLIAANTEMPLVADIHFDYRLALECLKGPVAAIRINPGNIGSRERVEAVVNGCKEKGCAIRIGVNTGSLPSDLEHKVELKELTRAEALAQTALREAEVFDSLDFANVVVSMKASSVKETVDANEAFAKVSDIPLHIGVTEAGPLIGGIVKSTLAFSTLLNEGIGSTIRVSLSSSPENEIIAGREILHECGKREGGVSIVSCPRCGRIGFDVHSFVDRWQNELLGMKKNITVAVMGCVVNGPGEGKHADLGIAGGKDKVIIFKKGKIVRTVDSKDADKVFREELESL